In Vigna radiata var. radiata cultivar VC1973A unplaced genomic scaffold, Vradiata_ver6 scaffold_350, whole genome shotgun sequence, one genomic interval encodes:
- the LOC106779201 gene encoding uncharacterized protein LOC106779201 has protein sequence MSRGVFTRRQLNQYCMNVAFVSKIEPKKIEEALNDENWMVAMQEELNQFTRNNAWELLSRKPDLQVIGTKWVFRNKMDDSGEIIKNKARLVAKGYCQEEGIDYDETYALVARLKVIRMLLVIASTNEIQAVSNGCEERLS, from the coding sequence ATGTCAAGAGGAGTCTTTACAAGAAGACAACTGAACCAGTACTGCATGAACGTTGCCTTTGTATCCAAAATTGAACCCAAGAAAATTGAGGAGGCattgaatgatgaaaattggatgGTTGCAATGCAAGAGGAGCTTAATCAATTCACAAGGAATAATGCGTGGGAGCTTTTGTCTAGAAAACCTGATCTACAAGTGATTGGTACAAAGTGGGTTTTTCGCAACAAAATGGATGATTCAGGTGAAATCATAAAGAATAAGGCAAGGTTAGTTGCAAAAGGGTACTGTCAGGAAGAAGGAATCGACTATGATGAGACATATGCTCTTGTAGCCAGATTAAAAGTAATCAGAATGCTTCTAGTTATTGCATCCACTAATGAAATTCAagctgtatcaaatggatgtgaagaaCGCCTTTCTTAA